In Halovivax gelatinilyticus, the following are encoded in one genomic region:
- a CDS encoding KaiC domain-containing protein has translation MTDEELRDDWFERALSGSDTADEESGSPEIYGEDAEEVAHDEEADDAIDDEEADDPDYDDGADDSSTGLFDEDFGAALENVEVPAGPSESSGPDGFDDVDFGLEPETPDFDEELETELPRIELGIDGLDRMIQGGIPERSLMVAIGSAGTGKTTFGLQFLNHCLEDGDRAVYVTLEETKQRVINSATEKGWRFDEFADRGDLAIVDIDPIEMATHLDAIQDELPTLIENFGASRFVLDSVSLLEMMYEDRAQRRNEIYDFTRSLKRAGVTSLLTSEASENTPYASRYGIVEYLTDAVFVLQYVRPDDFRETRLAVEIQKIRDANHSREKKPYEITSDGISVHQQANLF, from the coding sequence ATGACCGATGAGGAGCTTCGCGACGATTGGTTCGAACGGGCGCTCTCGGGTTCAGATACCGCCGATGAGGAATCAGGATCGCCCGAAATCTACGGCGAAGACGCGGAAGAGGTGGCCCACGACGAAGAAGCGGACGATGCGATCGATGACGAAGAAGCGGACGATCCGGACTACGACGATGGCGCTGATGATTCATCTACGGGTCTGTTCGACGAGGATTTCGGCGCCGCGCTCGAGAACGTGGAGGTTCCAGCCGGGCCATCAGAATCGTCCGGTCCCGATGGGTTCGACGACGTCGATTTCGGATTAGAGCCGGAGACGCCGGACTTCGACGAGGAATTAGAGACCGAACTCCCGCGTATCGAACTCGGAATCGATGGTCTCGATCGGATGATCCAGGGTGGCATCCCCGAACGCTCGTTGATGGTTGCGATCGGAAGCGCCGGGACAGGTAAGACGACGTTCGGCCTCCAGTTTCTCAACCACTGTCTGGAAGACGGGGATCGAGCGGTCTACGTGACCCTAGAAGAGACCAAACAACGCGTTATCAATAGCGCGACGGAGAAGGGATGGCGATTCGACGAGTTTGCCGACCGGGGCGACCTGGCGATCGTCGACATCGATCCGATCGAGATGGCCACGCACCTGGATGCGATCCAGGACGAACTCCCGACGCTCATCGAGAACTTCGGAGCGAGCCGGTTCGTTCTCGACTCCGTCTCCTTACTCGAGATGATGTACGAAGACCGGGCTCAGAGACGAAACGAGATATACGACTTTACCAGGAGCTTAAAGCGAGCCGGTGTCACGTCCCTGCTGACGAGCGAAGCGTCCGAGAACACACCCTACGCCTCTCGGTACGGCATCGTCGAGTACCTCACCGACGCCGTCTTCGTACTCCAGTACGTACGCCCCGACGACTTTCGCGAAACGCGCCTCGCCGTCGAGATCCAGAAGATCCGAGATGCGAATCACTCGCGAGAGAAAAAGCCCTACGAGATTACGAGTGATGGGATCTCCGTCCACCAGCAAGCGAATCTGTTCTGA
- a CDS encoding dCTP deaminase, whose product MSASNPLSALVENMVHEPTQVHDTGIDLTVSVVYRVTDPGALDFGGDELSDATLEPVESTPRVEGDTYEWWSLEAGQYVVQYNEFLTGEADSTLFVQPRNELLARGGSHPSVRVDSHLPLLPLSVPTGGIELKENARISTLVSLDRSAAEPPSE is encoded by the coding sequence ATGTCCGCTTCGAACCCACTGTCGGCGCTCGTCGAGAACATGGTTCACGAGCCGACGCAGGTGCACGATACCGGAATCGACCTGACGGTTAGCGTCGTCTACCGAGTGACCGACCCGGGCGCTCTCGACTTCGGCGGGGACGAGTTATCGGACGCGACGCTCGAACCGGTTGAATCGACACCCCGGGTCGAGGGAGATACGTACGAGTGGTGGTCGCTCGAAGCCGGCCAGTACGTCGTCCAGTACAACGAGTTTCTGACCGGGGAAGCCGACTCGACGCTGTTCGTCCAGCCGCGAAACGAACTTCTCGCCAGGGGTGGCTCTCATCCCTCGGTCCGGGTCGATTCACACCTTCCGTTGCTCCCGCTGTCGGTCCCGACCGGGGGTATCGAACTGAAAGAAAACGCGAGAATTTCGACGCTCGTCTCGCTCGATCGGTCGGCGGCAGAACCACCGAGTGAGTGA
- a CDS encoding SDR family oxidoreductase translates to MRIAILGCGYVGLELGRQLRQRDLRVWGVRRSKSGVETIEERGLSGIRGDVTDPNSLAAVPDVDAVVFAASSGGGGATAAKEIYVDGLETTLDHFSGRENAPDRLVYTSSTGVHGDHGGGWVDEETPIDPTTEKTAVLARAEQLTLDAHREYGIDGTVARFAGLYGPGRYRLDRYLDGPVTEGYLNMIHRDDAAGAVAHLLETDAARTDVVQVVDDEPASKWAFADWLAAECGRSSPPKRTKAERLADSELSEPARRRIETSKRCANDRLASLGYELIYPTYRSGYQDAIKAYVANH, encoded by the coding sequence ATGCGCATCGCCATTCTGGGGTGTGGCTACGTCGGACTCGAACTCGGCCGGCAGCTCCGTCAACGTGACCTCCGCGTCTGGGGCGTCCGTCGGTCGAAGTCGGGCGTCGAAACGATCGAAGAACGCGGGCTCTCCGGAATCCGCGGCGACGTGACCGATCCAAACTCGCTCGCCGCCGTCCCGGACGTCGACGCCGTCGTCTTCGCAGCCAGCAGCGGTGGCGGTGGCGCGACGGCCGCAAAGGAGATCTACGTCGACGGCCTGGAAACGACGCTCGACCACTTCAGCGGCCGTGAGAACGCACCGGATCGGCTCGTATACACCTCGTCGACGGGCGTCCACGGGGATCACGGTGGTGGCTGGGTCGACGAGGAGACGCCGATCGATCCGACGACCGAAAAAACCGCCGTTCTCGCGCGGGCTGAGCAACTCACCCTCGACGCTCACCGCGAGTACGGCATCGACGGAACGGTCGCTCGGTTCGCCGGTCTCTACGGCCCCGGACGATACCGTCTCGATCGCTATCTCGACGGTCCGGTCACCGAGGGCTATCTGAATATGATTCACCGCGACGACGCCGCGGGAGCGGTAGCACACCTTCTCGAAACCGACGCGGCTCGTACCGACGTGGTCCAGGTGGTCGACGACGAACCCGCATCGAAGTGGGCGTTCGCCGACTGGCTCGCCGCGGAGTGCGGGCGGAGTTCGCCGCCAAAACGCACAAAAGCCGAGCGACTCGCCGACAGCGAACTCTCGGAACCGGCCCGGCGTCGGATCGAGACGAGTAAACGGTGTGCGAACGATCGGCTCGCCTCGCTGGGCTACGAACTGATCTACCCGACGTATCGATCCGGCTATCAGGACGCCATCAAGGCGTACGTGGCCAATCACTGA
- a CDS encoding HalX domain-containing protein — protein sequence MANPPHLLIVEDEPDLANLYAAWLTDDCTVETTYDGNEALDLIDDTVDVVLLDRRMPGLSGDDVLDTIRERDLDCRIAMVTAVEPDFDIIEMGFDDYLVKPVSKEDLRSVVDQLLLRSTYDEQLQQYFSLAAKKALLDAQKTDAELKANDEYASLEDQLAVMRSKVDDTMAELFNQDVYRRLCQDITRRSVATD from the coding sequence ATGGCGAACCCGCCACACCTACTCATCGTCGAGGACGAACCCGATCTGGCTAATCTATACGCCGCCTGGCTCACCGATGACTGTACCGTCGAAACGACTTACGACGGGAACGAGGCGCTCGATCTCATCGACGACACCGTCGACGTTGTCCTGCTAGACCGCAGAATGCCGGGGCTCTCCGGTGACGACGTTCTCGACACGATCAGAGAGCGGGATCTGGACTGTCGCATCGCGATGGTGACGGCCGTCGAACCCGACTTCGACATCATCGAAATGGGCTTCGACGACTACCTCGTCAAGCCCGTCTCGAAGGAGGATTTGCGATCCGTGGTGGATCAACTGTTGCTTCGATCGACGTACGACGAGCAGCTCCAGCAGTACTTTTCGCTTGCCGCGAAGAAAGCGTTGCTCGACGCCCAGAAGACGGACGCAGAACTCAAGGCCAACGACGAGTACGCGTCGCTCGAAGACCAGCTCGCCGTCATGCGGTCGAAGGTCGACGATACCATGGCCGAACTCTTCAATCAGGACGTTTACCGACGACTCTGTCAGGATATCACTCGCCGGTCTGTGGCGACGGATTAG
- a CDS encoding GAF domain-containing protein → MGEKSVEPLARISDVFFTVDTDWKLTYCNQSATRLFRRSNETLHGRLLWDVLPPEFDDRFSSALFEAMQSRTTTSADCYGPSGDNWYEARAYPTENGLTVCLLDANERKARESEFAQQAAVIEALDDGVLTLNERYTIVSINETASRVLGVSESEIIGEHVDTVTRRAEVPAEDVVSIGRAIDEVGTGKAASRTLNVSYTADGSNERIGELRIAAIDSERARLALVFRDVTKQRDYERLVHSLHEITRWLLESSDPEEICAIAVHAGSDLLELPISGIWMLDQEHGYLDPIAGTAGAHEQFGGLPRFRPGEGLVWDVYEDGSPVLYDDLSEEDGLYNPDTPLRSEIICPIGAYGILMTGSFERHRFDETDLELLSTLAENTRAALDRADREQVLRDRTERLERQSERLEAVATVLSEDLKNELTALADALESETVESNEWEFPFAEDEATKTLDRTERLIDDIREYARNATSVGPRALVDLETAIDDAVSTSRLESAAVVVEDGATLRADPERFRYLLETVFDDAARRSDGNVTIQIGTLGIESYATGSRGFFILDDASKNATTTETLPDFTIDGDESTDGLGLAVARAIAEAHDWSVSIGVGDRGGTRFEVRDVTTLEPV, encoded by the coding sequence GTGGGTGAGAAATCGGTCGAACCACTCGCGCGCATCTCGGACGTGTTCTTCACAGTCGATACGGACTGGAAGCTCACCTACTGTAATCAGTCGGCGACGAGGTTGTTCAGGCGGTCGAACGAAACGTTGCACGGCCGACTTCTCTGGGACGTCCTCCCGCCGGAATTCGACGACCGGTTCTCGAGTGCGCTGTTCGAGGCCATGCAATCTCGAACGACGACATCGGCGGATTGCTACGGCCCGAGCGGGGACAACTGGTACGAAGCACGCGCCTATCCTACCGAAAACGGCCTCACCGTCTGCCTGCTGGACGCGAACGAGCGAAAGGCGCGCGAGTCGGAGTTTGCCCAGCAGGCGGCCGTGATCGAAGCGCTCGACGACGGCGTTCTTACGCTCAACGAACGATACACGATTGTCTCGATCAACGAAACCGCGAGCCGCGTACTCGGCGTTTCTGAATCGGAGATCATCGGAGAACACGTAGACACCGTCACCAGGCGGGCCGAAGTCCCGGCTGAGGACGTCGTCTCCATCGGACGAGCGATCGACGAGGTCGGAACGGGAAAAGCAGCGTCCCGGACGCTAAACGTGAGTTACACGGCGGACGGTTCGAACGAACGCATCGGAGAGCTTCGAATCGCCGCTATCGACTCAGAGCGCGCTCGACTCGCACTCGTCTTTCGAGACGTCACGAAACAACGCGACTACGAACGACTCGTCCACTCGCTCCACGAGATCACCCGGTGGTTGCTAGAGTCCTCAGATCCCGAAGAGATCTGTGCGATCGCCGTCCACGCGGGAAGTGATCTCCTCGAACTCCCGATCAGCGGCATCTGGATGCTCGATCAGGAGCACGGCTACCTCGATCCGATCGCCGGAACGGCCGGCGCCCACGAACAATTCGGCGGTCTTCCCCGGTTTCGCCCGGGTGAAGGACTCGTCTGGGACGTCTACGAAGACGGCTCCCCGGTGCTCTACGACGACCTCTCAGAGGAGGACGGACTGTACAATCCGGATACGCCGCTTCGAAGTGAGATCATCTGTCCGATCGGCGCCTACGGCATCCTGATGACCGGTTCGTTCGAACGCCACCGGTTCGACGAAACCGATCTCGAACTGCTCTCTACCCTGGCGGAAAACACCCGTGCCGCCCTCGACCGGGCTGACCGCGAGCAGGTCCTCAGAGATCGAACCGAACGACTCGAGCGACAGTCAGAGCGTCTCGAAGCCGTCGCGACGGTCCTCTCGGAGGATTTGAAGAACGAACTGACCGCGCTTGCCGACGCCCTCGAGTCGGAGACGGTTGAATCGAACGAGTGGGAGTTTCCGTTCGCCGAAGACGAGGCCACGAAGACCCTCGACCGAACCGAACGGCTCATCGACGACATCCGCGAGTACGCCCGAAACGCGACGTCAGTCGGACCGCGGGCGCTCGTCGACCTCGAGACGGCGATCGACGACGCCGTTTCCACATCCCGCTTAGAGAGTGCGGCCGTCGTCGTCGAAGACGGCGCGACGCTCAGGGCCGATCCGGAGCGGTTTCGGTACCTGCTCGAAACCGTCTTCGACGACGCCGCTCGCCGGTCGGACGGGAACGTCACGATTCAGATCGGAACGTTAGGCATCGAGTCCTACGCGACCGGTTCGCGCGGGTTTTTCATCCTGGACGACGCCTCGAAGAACGCGACGACGACCGAGACGCTTCCGGACTTCACTATCGACGGCGACGAATCGACAGACGGACTCGGGCTCGCCGTCGCGCGAGCGATCGCAGAAGCCCACGACTGGTCCGTCTCGATCGGGGTCGGAGACCGGGGCGGGACGCGGTTCGAAGTACGCGACGTGACGACGCTCGAACCAGTCTGA
- a CDS encoding MFS transporter has translation MNTPGGRISPRTGVFGSLCVLVFLVNFARIIYAPLLEPFRTTFGVSAGAVGLLATLVWIGSAAPRFPTGYLLTKYPRHRVVLASGLVLAGSSLLAASAPTFRLLAGATVLVGVGSGIYFVAASPLIGQLYPGQVGRAIGIHGTASQLAAVVAPGVVGAVLAVTLWPFAPWRALFVLLGIAALGSSILFSIAARRSAATTTGSLDLDLRTAIRSQWRLILAGIAVVGLAGMVWNGVFNFYVTYLVEAKGLSETRARTALTVVFATGVPAFWFAGVLADRLPFVPLLLAILFGFVLALGGLVAVGGYLAILAVSAALGFVIHCLFPVTDTYILASLPETYRGSGYAAFSGTMMPIQAVGSVFVGLLVDAGITFDAVFVWMAIATGSLTAVLTILALVGRFPSGVNR, from the coding sequence ATGAATACACCAGGCGGACGAATTAGCCCCCGTACGGGCGTCTTCGGGTCGCTTTGCGTCCTCGTCTTCCTGGTCAATTTCGCCCGAATCATCTACGCCCCGCTGTTGGAACCGTTCCGTACGACGTTCGGAGTCAGTGCGGGCGCGGTCGGGCTGCTCGCCACGCTGGTCTGGATCGGCAGCGCGGCCCCCCGATTTCCGACGGGATACCTTCTCACCAAGTATCCGAGACACCGAGTCGTCCTCGCGTCGGGTCTGGTACTCGCCGGATCGTCACTTCTCGCCGCGAGTGCCCCAACCTTTCGGCTACTCGCGGGCGCGACGGTTCTCGTGGGCGTCGGAAGCGGCATCTACTTCGTCGCGGCGAGCCCGCTCATCGGGCAACTCTATCCCGGACAGGTCGGCCGGGCGATCGGTATCCACGGGACGGCGAGCCAACTCGCTGCCGTCGTCGCCCCGGGAGTCGTCGGCGCCGTCCTCGCGGTCACCCTCTGGCCGTTCGCCCCGTGGCGGGCGCTGTTCGTCCTCCTCGGGATCGCCGCGCTCGGTTCGTCGATCCTGTTTTCGATCGCCGCGCGTCGCTCGGCGGCGACGACGACCGGCTCGCTGGATCTCGATCTCCGAACCGCGATTCGCTCGCAGTGGCGATTGATACTGGCGGGTATCGCGGTGGTCGGACTCGCCGGGATGGTCTGGAACGGGGTCTTCAACTTCTACGTCACCTACCTCGTCGAGGCCAAGGGACTATCCGAAACGCGCGCACGGACGGCGCTCACCGTCGTCTTCGCGACGGGCGTTCCCGCGTTCTGGTTCGCCGGCGTGCTCGCGGATCGATTGCCGTTCGTCCCGCTGCTGCTCGCCATTTTGTTCGGATTCGTCCTCGCGCTGGGCGGGCTCGTGGCGGTCGGCGGCTATCTGGCGATTCTCGCCGTCTCCGCCGCGCTCGGATTCGTCATCCACTGCCTGTTTCCGGTGACGGATACCTACATACTCGCCTCGCTCCCGGAAACGTATCGAGGGAGCGGATACGCGGCGTTCAGCGGAACGATGATGCCGATTCAGGCCGTCGGCAGCGTGTTCGTCGGGTTGCTCGTCGACGCCGGAATCACGTTCGACGCCGTGTTCGTCTGGATGGCGATTGCGACCGGGTCGTTGACGGCCGTCCTTACGATCCTCGCACTCGTCGGCCGGTTCCCATCGGGTGTAAATCGGTGA
- the purL gene encoding phosphoribosylformylglycinamidine synthase subunit PurL: protein MSLSASDHELVVEELGREPTPAESALFENLWSEHCAYRSSRPLLSAFESEGEQVIVGPGDDAAVVEVPTASDSDPVYVTMGIESHNHPSYVDPFDGAATGVGGIVRDTLSMGAYPIALADSLYFGDFADDHSKYLFEGVVEGISHYGNCIGVPTVTGSVDFHPEYEGNPLVNVACVGLLDPDRLVTAEAQRPGNKLVLVGNATGRDGLGGASFASEDLDEDAETEDRPAVQVGDPYAEKLLIEANEVLLDEDLIESARDLGAAGLGGASSELVAKGGLGADIELDRVHQREPNMTGLEILLAESQERMCYEVRPENTERVAEIAERFDLGCSVIGDVTDERYRCTFEGDTIVDVDAEFLGEGAPMNDLPATEPDLRTRSLPTSPPDVDEAFEAVVASPTTASKRWVYRQYDHEVGTRTALGPGHDAAVVALDEVIAEASVSGRGSSEPVGLAISSGADPNWTSAAPYEGARAIALENATNLAAVGATPLAAVDCLNGGNPEKPDVYGGFTAIVDGLAEMCETLSVPVVGGNVSLYNDSPSGPIPPTPTLAMVGTRPGLDAPTTKLDPSGELLLLGIESEPALGGSVYLQEFGGSDRFPEIPSDPTAVLETIARTALDDSTRAVHDVSHGGLAVSLAEMVTDEVGLDAEVPIHSADLGVAGALFDETPGRVLVQTTDPESVRQRAADGCSVTTIGSPTDDGRLTIEAGSASLEYAAAEIGALRSTITDALE, encoded by the coding sequence ATGAGCCTTTCCGCGTCCGACCACGAACTCGTCGTGGAGGAACTCGGGCGAGAGCCGACGCCCGCCGAGTCGGCGCTGTTCGAGAACCTCTGGAGCGAACACTGCGCGTACCGATCGTCGCGACCACTGCTTTCGGCATTCGAGAGCGAAGGCGAGCAGGTAATCGTCGGACCTGGAGACGACGCCGCGGTCGTCGAGGTGCCGACCGCCTCCGATTCGGACCCGGTCTACGTTACGATGGGGATCGAGAGTCACAATCACCCGTCGTACGTCGATCCGTTCGACGGCGCGGCGACCGGCGTCGGCGGGATCGTCAGGGACACGTTGTCGATGGGTGCCTACCCCATCGCCCTGGCGGATAGCCTCTACTTCGGCGACTTCGCGGACGATCACTCGAAGTACCTCTTCGAGGGCGTCGTCGAGGGGATCAGTCACTACGGTAACTGCATCGGCGTCCCGACGGTGACCGGCAGCGTGGATTTCCACCCCGAGTACGAGGGAAATCCGCTGGTAAACGTCGCGTGCGTCGGGCTGCTCGATCCCGATCGGCTGGTTACAGCAGAAGCTCAGCGACCGGGTAACAAACTCGTTCTCGTCGGTAACGCGACTGGACGCGACGGACTCGGCGGGGCGAGTTTCGCGAGCGAGGATCTAGACGAGGACGCCGAGACCGAAGATCGACCCGCCGTCCAGGTCGGCGACCCGTACGCGGAGAAGCTACTCATCGAAGCGAACGAAGTGTTGCTCGATGAGGATCTGATCGAATCGGCACGCGACCTGGGGGCGGCCGGACTCGGTGGGGCGTCGAGCGAACTCGTCGCGAAAGGTGGCCTCGGGGCGGATATCGAACTCGATCGGGTCCACCAGCGCGAACCGAACATGACGGGCCTCGAGATTCTGCTTGCGGAGTCCCAAGAACGAATGTGCTACGAAGTCCGCCCGGAGAATACAGAGCGGGTCGCGGAGATCGCCGAGCGATTCGACCTCGGCTGTTCGGTCATCGGCGACGTAACCGACGAGCGATACCGGTGTACGTTCGAGGGCGATACGATCGTCGACGTCGACGCGGAGTTCCTCGGTGAGGGTGCACCGATGAACGATCTACCCGCGACGGAACCGGATCTGCGGACTCGATCGCTCCCGACGTCACCGCCGGACGTAGACGAGGCGTTCGAAGCCGTCGTCGCGAGTCCGACCACCGCGTCGAAACGCTGGGTCTACCGCCAGTACGATCACGAAGTGGGAACGCGTACGGCGCTCGGTCCCGGCCACGACGCGGCCGTCGTCGCCCTCGACGAGGTAATTGCGGAGGCCTCGGTCTCGGGTAGGGGTTCGAGCGAGCCCGTCGGACTGGCGATTTCGAGCGGTGCCGACCCGAACTGGACGTCGGCCGCACCGTACGAGGGGGCGCGTGCGATCGCGCTCGAAAACGCGACGAACCTGGCGGCCGTCGGGGCGACCCCGCTCGCCGCGGTCGACTGTCTCAACGGCGGTAACCCGGAGAAGCCCGACGTGTACGGCGGATTCACGGCGATCGTCGACGGTCTCGCCGAGATGTGTGAGACGCTATCGGTCCCGGTCGTCGGCGGGAACGTCTCGCTGTACAACGACTCGCCATCCGGGCCGATCCCGCCGACGCCGACGCTCGCGATGGTGGGAACGCGACCGGGTCTCGACGCACCAACGACGAAATTGGACCCGTCGGGCGAATTGCTCCTGCTCGGTATCGAATCCGAACCGGCGCTGGGTGGGTCCGTCTACCTCCAGGAGTTCGGTGGGTCGGATCGATTCCCGGAGATTCCGTCGGATCCGACGGCCGTCCTCGAGACGATCGCCCGGACCGCCCTCGACGATTCGACGCGAGCGGTTCACGACGTCAGCCACGGCGGCCTGGCCGTCTCGTTGGCGGAGATGGTGACCGACGAGGTCGGACTCGACGCGGAGGTACCGATTCACTCCGCCGATCTCGGGGTGGCAGGCGCGCTCTTCGACGAAACGCCCGGGCGAGTTCTCGTCCAGACGACCGATCCGGAATCGGTGCGTCAACGGGCGGCTGACGGCTGCTCGGTGACGACGATCGGATCGCCGACGGACGACGGCCGGCTCACCATCGAGGCTGGATCGGCGTCGCTCGAATACGCCGCCGCCGAGATTGGCGCGCTCCGGTCGACGATCACGGACGCACTCGAGTAA
- a CDS encoding DHH family phosphoesterase, with protein sequence MVARFTGGTIGDPSVQWVLLVEIGYDFVHALDPLVLSAGILAFVLLATGGWWLYRWVNRPPGTQLKRVLSAHDEVTVLMHPNPDPDAMACAMGIAALAESVETDAILQYPGQIRHQENRAFRTVLELDLEKIESSAELATDAIVLVDHNTARGFTGSQDVEPIAVVDHHPGNGAGTQFTDVRPEYGAAATIVAEYFQEIGARLETEIEDDDRNGGPIVSKELATGLLYGIQSDTNQLTKGCTPAEFAAAAFLFDGIDEAELDRIANPQVADEVLQTKADAIRNKRVNGSFAICDVGEIENVDAIPQAADELMHLEGVTAVVVFGESKGTLHLSGRSRDDRVHMGETLRHVVSDIPMASAGGHARMGGGQLSIEHMNGLGPSDGVSKDEFESRLFAALAGER encoded by the coding sequence ATGGTCGCTCGGTTCACCGGGGGGACCATCGGTGATCCGTCGGTTCAGTGGGTGCTCCTGGTGGAGATTGGATACGATTTCGTACACGCGCTCGATCCGCTGGTTCTCTCTGCAGGAATCCTGGCGTTCGTTCTGCTCGCGACGGGTGGCTGGTGGCTCTACCGATGGGTCAACCGACCGCCCGGCACACAACTCAAGCGGGTCCTCTCCGCCCACGACGAGGTAACGGTATTGATGCACCCGAATCCGGATCCGGACGCCATGGCCTGTGCGATGGGAATCGCCGCCCTCGCCGAGAGCGTCGAGACGGACGCCATCTTACAGTATCCCGGACAGATTCGTCACCAGGAAAATCGGGCGTTCCGAACCGTCCTCGAACTCGACCTCGAGAAGATCGAATCGTCCGCCGAACTCGCGACTGATGCGATCGTCCTGGTCGATCACAACACCGCCCGCGGCTTCACGGGTTCCCAGGACGTCGAACCGATCGCCGTCGTCGATCACCACCCTGGAAACGGGGCCGGAACACAGTTTACCGACGTCCGTCCGGAGTACGGCGCCGCCGCCACGATCGTTGCCGAATACTTCCAGGAAATCGGCGCACGACTCGAAACCGAAATCGAAGACGACGATCGAAACGGCGGGCCTATCGTATCGAAAGAACTCGCGACGGGACTGCTCTACGGTATACAGTCGGACACGAACCAGCTAACCAAAGGCTGTACACCGGCTGAGTTCGCCGCCGCCGCGTTCCTGTTCGACGGCATCGACGAGGCCGAACTCGACCGGATCGCCAACCCGCAGGTTGCAGACGAGGTGTTGCAGACGAAAGCGGATGCCATACGGAACAAACGCGTAAACGGTTCGTTCGCGATCTGCGACGTCGGCGAGATCGAAAACGTCGATGCGATTCCGCAAGCGGCTGACGAGTTGATGCACCTGGAAGGCGTCACGGCCGTCGTCGTGTTCGGCGAGTCGAAGGGGACGCTTCACCTCTCGGGTCGCTCACGCGACGACCGCGTTCACATGGGCGAGACGTTGCGCCACGTCGTCAGCGACATCCCGATGGCGTCGGCCGGCGGCCACGCGCGGATGGGCGGCGGCCAGCTTTCGATCGAGCATATGAACGGACTCGGACCGTCGGACGGCGTGAGCAAGGACGAGTTCGAATCGAGACTCTTTGCCGCCCTCGCCGGCGAGCGATAA
- a CDS encoding thioredoxin family protein, with protein sequence MVEMESETELEAGDAPPQFELRGTDGETYTLESFDEYDALLLVFTCNHCPYAKAKFDLLNELTASYDDAAIVGVNPNDAEEYPDDSVERMTELVADGTIQWDAYLRDETQEVAAAYGAVCTPDPFLFAREGDDWSLVYQGRLDDALDPDDEPTRFEIKEALDAVLADEPVDLEWNPSRGCSIKWRDA encoded by the coding sequence ATGGTCGAGATGGAATCGGAAACCGAACTCGAAGCCGGCGACGCCCCACCCCAGTTCGAACTCCGGGGAACCGACGGCGAGACCTACACGCTCGAATCGTTCGACGAATACGACGCACTCTTGCTCGTTTTCACCTGTAATCACTGTCCGTACGCGAAGGCGAAATTCGACCTGCTGAACGAACTCACCGCCTCCTACGACGACGCCGCGATCGTCGGGGTCAATCCGAACGACGCCGAGGAGTATCCCGACGACTCCGTCGAACGCATGACCGAACTGGTGGCGGATGGAACGATCCAGTGGGACGCGTACCTGCGCGACGAAACCCAGGAGGTCGCCGCCGCGTACGGTGCCGTTTGTACGCCTGATCCCTTCCTGTTCGCCCGCGAGGGGGACGACTGGTCGCTCGTCTACCAGGGACGGCTCGACGACGCCCTCGACCCCGACGACGAACCAACCCGATTCGAAATAAAAGAGGCGCTGGATGCGGTCCTGGCCGACGAACCGGTGGACCTCGAGTGGAATCCCTCCAGGGGCTGTTCGATAAAGTGGCGCGACGCCTGA
- a CDS encoding HVO_0758 family zinc finger protein — MKSIRKALREGELVKDTYERVTCAECDKSLKTENDPDSITTIRRCPDCGSEWKEIR, encoded by the coding sequence ATGAAATCCATCCGGAAGGCACTCCGCGAAGGCGAACTCGTCAAAGACACGTACGAGCGGGTCACCTGCGCCGAATGCGATAAATCGCTGAAGACGGAGAATGACCCCGACTCGATTACGACGATCCGTCGCTGTCCGGATTGTGGCTCGGAGTGGAAGGAGATTCGCTAG